From Pseudanabaena sp. PCC 6802, one genomic window encodes:
- a CDS encoding bifunctional pantoate--beta-alanine ligase/(d)CMP kinase, with the protein MSQIFKAIAPLRQFLDSQDAVGFVPTMGALHRGHLSLIARAKRENSCMVVSIFVNPLQFGAGEDLDRYPRPLERDLQLCQDAGVDAIFVPNVSELLGTGAQLTAVVPPPAMTDILCGRSRPGHFTGVATIVTKLLHIVQPRRVYFGQKDGQQLAILRRVISDLNFPVQVIGCPTVRESSGLALSSRNQYLDPEQSATAATLYRSLEQAAHAFVLGVRDRETLLEKVRDCLAQAPTIAVEYVELVNARSLQPLKCIEVGSDGNNTNTEAMLAIAARIGNTRLIDNMLLQSHKPIIAIDGPAGAGKSTVARQVAQQLGLLYLDTGAMYRAITLAVLQAGIDPADEASVGLVANRARIEIVPSPFADVPPKIYLDDRDVTWDIRSVAVTERVAAISTQSAVRQALVKQQQELGKFGGLVMEGRDIGTKVFPKAEVKVFLTASAQERAHRRQKDLVARGESVTDLQSIEQSIQQRDAIDSNRAISPLTKADDAIEVNTDGLSVEAVVGIIVDLYHERQLVTAKT; encoded by the coding sequence ATGAGCCAAATATTTAAAGCGATCGCTCCTCTCAGGCAATTCCTGGATTCCCAGGATGCAGTTGGTTTTGTACCGACAATGGGAGCTTTGCATCGCGGTCATCTCAGCTTGATCGCCAGAGCCAAGCGAGAAAATAGTTGCATGGTGGTCAGCATATTTGTCAATCCGCTTCAGTTTGGCGCGGGCGAGGACTTAGATCGCTATCCCCGTCCCCTCGAACGCGATCTGCAACTTTGTCAAGATGCTGGTGTAGATGCTATTTTCGTCCCTAATGTATCCGAACTTTTGGGCACGGGAGCGCAACTGACGGCAGTGGTACCTCCGCCTGCCATGACCGATATTCTGTGCGGGCGATCGCGTCCCGGCCATTTTACGGGGGTGGCGACGATCGTGACCAAGCTGCTGCATATCGTGCAGCCCCGACGGGTTTACTTTGGGCAAAAGGACGGACAGCAATTAGCGATTCTGCGTCGCGTCATTAGCGATCTAAATTTCCCAGTACAGGTAATTGGTTGCCCCACCGTCCGCGAATCCAGCGGATTAGCCCTCAGTTCCCGCAATCAATACCTCGATCCCGAGCAGTCAGCTACTGCTGCCACGCTCTATCGCAGCTTAGAGCAAGCCGCCCACGCTTTTGTCCTCGGCGTTAGAGATCGGGAAACTTTACTGGAGAAAGTCCGCGATTGCCTAGCGCAAGCACCCACGATTGCGGTAGAGTATGTCGAGCTAGTAAATGCTCGCAGCCTTCAGCCTCTAAAATGTATAGAGGTCGGTTCTGATGGGAATAATACTAATACAGAGGCAATGCTGGCGATCGCCGCCCGCATCGGTAACACACGACTAATTGACAATATGCTATTGCAAAGCCATAAACCTATAATTGCGATCGATGGCCCGGCAGGGGCAGGGAAATCTACGGTTGCCCGACAAGTAGCCCAACAGCTCGGCTTGCTCTATCTCGATACAGGCGCGATGTATCGAGCCATTACTCTGGCCGTATTGCAAGCTGGCATCGATCCTGCTGACGAAGCAAGTGTAGGTCTGGTGGCGAATCGCGCCCGCATTGAAATTGTGCCATCCCCATTTGCGGACGTGCCGCCCAAAATCTATCTAGACGATCGCGATGTTACCTGGGATATTCGTAGCGTCGCCGTAACCGAACGAGTGGCGGCGATCTCTACCCAATCTGCGGTGCGTCAAGCTCTGGTCAAACAACAACAGGAGCTAGGCAAATTTGGTGGCTTAGTAATGGAAGGACGAGATATCGGGACTAAAGTTTTTCCCAAGGCCGAAGTTAAGGTATTTTTGACCGCATCTGCCCAAGAACGCGCCCATCGTCGCCAAAAGGATCTGGTTGCACGGGGAGAATCGGTAACCGATCTACAATCCATAGAGCAATCGATTCAACAAAGAGATGCTATAGATAGCAATCGCGCCATATCGCCTCTGACAAAAGCTGACGATGCGATCGAAGTTAATACAGATGGGTTAAGCGTTGAAGCAGTGGTTGGCATTATTGTAGATCTGTACCACGAACGACAACTTGTAACTGCAAAAACGTAG